Proteins found in one Cheilinus undulatus linkage group 9, ASM1832078v1, whole genome shotgun sequence genomic segment:
- the ticrr gene encoding treslin, giving the protein MALMLHNLVFVIDVDNGDQYSGDQLETRNHLLKRGILQILLHFSCKYGLDKVRWGYKFFQSKTSRNGLISRGSDFKELRHKTFEDFEIEFEAKFDAKDKPYPSQQKHQSSQSASVQNALKETLLDFQWDRPDITSPTKLSLRPRKSSRTGRSSVSQEDDISNNGNNLVFVVSECPRSRTHLVDYLSLGKQDFNADVTELILPKGLRDMLVQKQVVLHWIDSRSHVQITSSEDHLGSDKLSEVLAQAGGRVIPVVALLNLCCAQNPNSSFRSDTFTFKSSIGYLLSSERLYRLAFPVVGGVLLWKQGDVSQSCGIMVEPVSRRQRLLPESVEVSLKGVLQGWEASSLTQTSTESWVLQCSGSEDQEAATLQHLLMELSVHSLHMLSEVKDCGLVSSAVLSPLSPSTALLTVLQSEITQHKAFPTAENITTATAETSTELPEVVSSVLGVVYDIMEEDGDGVDDASRNHQVPEWAQQEINHRPLRTGVFESWFPQSDQAGVSPHLMESMRLLHAVPEQKEEELSSILQQELLSGLAELYQTSKGTDDKRGKKRGTQRTPVKQKMKTMSRSLQMLNVARLNVKAQKNQTESEPPGPEGRGPERQRKRRSSDRKKTAGAKTISFTSEEELLSHLKSSYEKTVAERDSSLLTGVQQLLFAVKTFLGTESDLKEKNSQFIQQHLLKTGKSIRQQYGAAGDVDSKVRECQLQALLRLELCKLFSPEQSDSLDSDQMAEEVAEMLRIISLTKDPVCMTRFLQDEVLPGFLTAVPRVLADIYHSLGTQLPEALVAVLPADFFSDESVAKDSVSPSASSPPLSTHSRASDGPEHLQELRNRSANKRRSGMLTRHRSMTESSQSLRQIEMPKKTTRASKSKTFVALEKPVAEPQPQKQETQEVTKVRRNLFNQEILSPSKKAKLPRSQSVSAVEGLKRKRSYESEERHKLLTKSVCETPHHKQVSSRLLYRQRMGRRSAPTEECIVEESPVKPAEDLRRSPRIKNFARRHSNIFYSSSQPRSRNLERALSASQLTLSDSKISDLNIKSVRSPMRLLFGAAISPSRTSELSRATRSTRSRLFTDSSVFESPNKTPTKSPAKRMRVNHGTPTTPKTPRTTGIPNTPPSTRLCVSSVAESPVAGSSGMSLRGSPFRSPATKALVVETPTKQSPLRSPLKGILRTPVKALVDSSGLLCSPVSKTPKKSVTWSPSPRKSKLVESSGLFKVPESPRFAARTSPRLMNTPDKFKSPVRSTNTKRDIFKTPEKTLNVVLERLSEKTILDVSPLAKTTATSPTMPPPQSTPPLDRNLSPKPNTRSQTKTPSPTYQMTTRSGRTPVKSPGIESPCKLLSTPPRDTTVPEETDPSPVKSLTRKRSGQGARATRRNSRSNSGEDIPVALITKSSDDCEPVEKNVQSDLKEEKLAESSQTSETDTSSHSDSQQPDSSRFNSVSTDDDSLDIVDAAVVKTQFSGGLKMNISFSRKPSKSGEDFLAGTISPKARLLNQGTPGRSYGFRQTPDRQQREAAARLGYGNDSPRFSTPRGPAKGSRHKGTSTPTPLTYQVEMEMQTSGIPKLKFKRTDSMNAGDMASNGAQSPLVVVKPSQMESPLALFSKHRDPGCVSPSICTHVTPAKSTPGKGGSVQTYICQSYTPTRHPAGTVSPVAVPDIIPLTPSPQSAGKVTPDNLNSWPRRKRAQVGVFGGKDRCLKGEPLLAELLEEAELGVSRLQDIEDADESSKADVLALTSKPSPPAAADPPLSPLEDLYWIEKLAQEADSADRQRAEEVIWGTESDDAKSAATPPSSKVRKPVTASGILALTHSPLLFKGKAGSAHKRTPNFKDEASSGKGMEVDGVELSPFSQPIRRSNTGRNYSRKRLIH; this is encoded by the exons ATGGCTTTAATGCTTCACAACTTGGTTTTTGTTATTGATGTAGATAACGGAGATCAATATTCAGGCGATCAGTTGGAAACAAGGAATCATTTATTGAAACGAGGGATATTACAAATTCTGCTGCACTTCAGCTGCAAATACGGATTAGACAAAGTCAGATGGGGCTACAAATTCTTTCAGTCCAAGACTAGTCGCAATGGTCTCATATCAAGAGGGTCAGACTTCAAGGAGCTCCGCCACAAAACTTTCGAGGATTTTGAAATCGAGTTTGAAGCCAAGTTTGACGCGAAGGATAAACCTTACCCGTCTCAACAGAAGCATCAGTCCAGCCAGTCTGCTTCGGTTCAAAATGCACTCAAAGAAACCCTCCTGGACTTCCAGTGGGACAGACCAGACATCACATCCCCTACTAAACTGTCCCTGAGGCCCAGGAAGTCCAGCCGTACTGGGAGGTCCAGTGTCTCGCAGGAGGATGATATCTCAAACAATGGGAATAATCTTGTGTTTGTTGTCTCTGAGTGTCCACGCTCCCGGACTCATCTTGTGGACTATCTGTCTTTGGGAAAACAAGACTTTAATGCAGATGTGACTGAGCTGATCCTACCTAAAGGCCTCCGTGACATGCTGGTGCAGAAACAGGTCGTGCTGCACTGGATTGACAGTAGATCACATGTACAG ATCACGAGCAGTGAGGATCACCTCGGCTCTGACAAACTTTCTGAGGTCTTAGCTCAGGCAGGTGGAAGAGTGATCCCTGTGGTTGCACTGCTGAACCTCTGCTGTGCTCAAAATCCAAACTCAAGCTTCAGGAGTGACACTTTTACATTCAAGTCAAGCATCGGATACCTGCTGTCTTCTGAAAGGCTCTACCGCCTGGCGTTTCCTGTCGTTGGAGGTGTTCTGCTTTGGAAGCAAG GTGATGTCTCACAGAGCTGTGGCATCATGGTTGAACCAGTGTCTCGCAGACAGAGACTTCTCCCAGAGTCTGTGGAGGTGAGTCTGAAAGGAGTGCTGCAGGGCTGGGAGGCCTCGTCTCTGACTCAGACCTCTACAGAGTCGTGGGTGCTTCAGTGCTCTGGGAGCGAGGACCAAGAAGCTGCAACCCTCCAGCATCTTCTGATGGAACTGTCTGTTCACAGCCTGCATATG CTCTCTGAGGTAAAGGACTGCGGCCTGGTAAGCTCGGCTGTCCTCTCCCCCTTGTCGCCCTCCACGGCCCTGCTCACTGTTCTCCAGTCTGAAATCACGCAGCACAAAGCATTTCCAACTGCTGAAAACATCACCACTGCTACAGCTGAAACCTCGACTGAACTACCAGAAGTTGTGAGCAGTGTTCTGGGAGTCGTGTACGACATCATGGAGGAGGACGGTGACGGTGTGGATG acgCGTCCAGGAATCATCAGGTTCCTGAATGGGCTCAGCAGGAAATCAACCACAGGCCACTTAGGACAGGCGTGTTTGAGAGCTGGTTCCCTCAGTCTGACCAGGCAGGAGTGAGCCCCCATTTAATGGAGTCAATGAG GTTGCTGCATGCAGTACCAgagcagaaagaagaagagTTGTCATCCATCCTGCAGCAGGAGCTGCTCAGTGGTTTGGCTGAATTATATCAAACGTCCAAGGGCACAGATGACAAGAGGGGCAAGAAAC GTGGCACCCAGCGCACACCAGTGAAACAGAAGATGAAGACCATGAGCCGCTCTCTGCAGATGCTTAATGTTGCTCGGCTGAATGTAAAAGCTCAGAAAAACCAGACTGAGAGTGAGCCGCCAGGGCCCGAGGGCAGGGGACCAGAGAGGCAAAGGAAGAGACGGTCAAGTGACAGGAAGAAAACTGCAGGAGCAAAAACCATCA GTTTTACCAGTGAAGAAGAGCTTCTATCACATCTGAAATCCAGCTATGAGAAGACTGTGGCAGAGAGAGACTCGTCCCTCCTCACTGGTGTCCAGCAGCTCTTGTTTGCTGTGAAAACCTTTCTTGGGACAGAATCAGACCTGAAG GAAAAGAACTCCCAGTTTATCCAGCAGCATCTCCTGAAGACTGGCAAATCAATCAGACAGCAGTATGGCGCAGCAGGAGATGTTGACAGTAAAGTCAGAGA GTGTCAGCTTCAAGCGTTGTTGAGGCTGGAGTTGTGCAAGCTTTTCTCTCCAGAGCAGTCAGACTCTTTGGATTCTGATCAAATGGCAGAGGAG GTGGCTGAAATGCTCCGGATAATCTCTCTAACAAAAGATCCTGTGTGCATGACGAGATTCCTTCAAGATGAGGTCCTTCCAGG GTTCCTGACTGCTGTGCCCAGAGTTCTCGCAGACATCTACCACAGTCTGGGCACACAGCTCCCCGAGGCATTGGTGGCTGTTCTTCCTGCAGACTTCTTCAGCGACGAGTCAGTCGCCAAAGACAGCGTTTCTCCATCAGCCTCCTCACCTCCTCTCTCCACGCACAGCCGGGCTTCAGATGGCCCAGAGCACTTGCAGGAGCTAAGAAATCGTTCAGCCAACAAGAGGAG AAGTGGGATGCTGACTCGCCATCGCAGCATGACTGAATCATCACAGAGTCTTCGCCAAATAGAGATGCCTAAAAAGACCACAAGAGCT TCCAAATCAAAGACGTTTGTTGCTTTGGAGAAACCTGTCGCAGAACCACAACCTCagaaacaagaaacacaag AGGTGACAAAGGTGAGAAGAAACCTGTTCAACCAAGAGATCCTGTCCCCATCAAAGAAAGCCAAGCTGCCAAGAAGCCAGTCTGTGTCTGCTGTGGAAGGACTGAAACGTAAAAGATCTTATGAATCTGAAG AGAGACACAAGCTTCTAACAAAGTCCGTGTGTGAAACCCCACACCACAAGCAGGTGTCTAGTCGTCTCCTTTACCGACAGCGCATGGGAAG GAGATCTGCCCCGACTGAAGAGTGCATTGTAGAAGAGTCCCCAGTGAAGCCTGCAGAAG ACCTCAGAAGGAGCCCGAGGATCAAGAATTTTGCCAGACGACACTCTAACATCTTCTATTCAAGCTCTCAGCCTCGCTCTCGAAACCTGGAAAGAGCGCTCTCTGCGTCACAGCTCACGCTCAGCGACAGCAAAATCAGCGATCTTAACATTAAAAGTGTCCGCTCTCCCATGCGTCTTCTGTTTGGTGCTGCGATATCTCCGAGCCGGACTTCTGAGCTGTCACGTGCAACCAGGTCCACCAGGTCACGGCTGTTCACGGACTCAAGTGTCTTTGAG agtCCAAATAAAACACCTACAAAGTCACCTGCTAAACGTATGAGAGTCAACCATGGGACTCCAACAACTCCAAAGACCCCTCGAACCACAGGGATCCCCAACACACCTCCTTCCACCAGGTTGTGTGTTTCCTCTGTGGCTGAGAGCCCTGTGGCAGGCAGCTCTGGCATGTCTCTGAGAGGAAGTCCGTTCAGATCTCCAGCCACAAAGGCTTTAGTGGTGGAGACGCCAACTAAGCAAAGCCCCTTAAGGAGTCCACTGAAGGGCATCCTCAGGACTCCGGTCAAAGCTTTGGTCGACTCCTCTGGATTACTCTGTAGCCCAGTGTCAAAGACTCCCAAGAAGAGCGTCACATGGTCTCCTTCCCCTCGAAAATCTAAATTGGTCGAGAGCAGTGGTCTTTTCAAGGTGCCGGAGTCTCCACGTTTTGCAGCCCGCACCTCTCCCAGACTGATGAACACACCTGACAAGTTCAAGAGTCCAGTCAGGAGCACAAACACCAAGAGAGACATCTTCAAGACCCCAGAAAAGACTCTCAATGTGGTCTTAGAAAGACTGTCTGAAAAGACCATTCTTGATGTTTCACCACTGGCAAAGACAACAGCCACATCACCCACAATGCCTCCTCCACAATCCACACCTCCTCTAGACCGCAACCTTTCGCCCAAACCCAACACAAGAAGTCAAACTAAGACCCCTAGTCCCACTTACCAAATGACAACTCGCTCTGGACGAACTCCAGTCAAAAGTCCAGGCATTGAATCTCCATGTAAGCTGCTCTCTACACCACCGAGAGATACCACTGTTCCAGAAGAAACGGATCCGTCTCCTGTAAAATCCCTGACAAGAAAACGGTCTGGTCAAGGTGCTAGAGCCACTAGACGTAACTCAAGATCCAATTCTGGTGAGGATATACCTGTTGCTTTGATTACAAAGTCTTCAGATGACTGTGAACCTGTGGAAAAGAATGTGCAGTCAGATCTGAAAGAGGAGAAACTTGCTGAATCTTCCCAAACGTCAGAAACTGACACCAGCTCTCATTCAGACTCACAGCAGCCCGACTCATCACGATTTAACTCCGTATCCACAGATGATGATAGCCTGGATATTGTAGATGCAGCAGTTGTGAAGACTCAGTTTAGTGGAGGTCTGAAGATGAATATTAGCTTTTCTCGTAAGCCGTCAAAGTCAGGTGAAGATTTTCTGGCTGGTACAATTTCTCCTAAAGCACGCTTGCTTAACCAAGGCACACCTGGACGGAGCTATGGCTTCAGGCAAACTCCTGACCGCCAACAGAGAGAGGCTGCTGCTCGCTTGGGTTATGGCAACGATTCTCCTCGATTTTCAACCCCAAGAGGTCCTGCGAAAGGTAGTCGACACAAGGGTACGAGCACTCCAACTCCTCTGACTTATCAAGTAGAAATGGAGATGCAAACATCGGGAATTCCCAAACTCAAATTCAAACGTACAGACTCCATGAATGCAGGAGATATGGCCTCAAATGGAGCTCAGAGCCCTTTAGTTGTTGTGAAACCCTCTCAGATGGAAAGCcctttagctttgttttctaAGCACAGAGATCCTGGCTGTGTGTCACCATCTATCTGCACACATGTCACTCCAGCGAAGAGCACGCCTGGAAAAGGCGGGAGCGTCCAGACTTACATCTGTCAATCCTACACCCCCACACGCCATCCTGCAGGAACAGTGTCTCCTGTGGCTGTGCCAGATATCATCCCACTGACCCCTTCACCTCAGAGTGCAGGGAAAGTAACCCCAGACAACCTGAACAGCTGGCCTCGCAGGAAGAGAGCTCAGGTTGGAGTGTTTGGAGGTAAAGATCGATGTCTGAAGGGGGAGCCGCTGCTGGCAGAGCTGCTGGAGGAGGCTGAGCTGGGAGTGAGCAGACTGCAGGACATCGAGGACGCAGATGAGTCCTCAAAAGCTGATGTGTTAGCTTTGACTTCCAAACCTTCACCACCAGCTGCTGCAgatcctcctctttctccactGGAGGACCTGTACTGGATAGAAAAGCTGGCACAAGAAGCTGACAGTGCTGATCGTCAGAGAGCAGAAGAAGTTATCTGGGGCACTGAAAGTGACGATGCAAAGTCAG CGGCAACACCCCCCAGCTCTAAAGTGAGGAAGCCAGTGACAGCCAGTGGGATTTTAGCCCTCACTCACTCTCCGTTGTTGTTCAAGGGCAAAGCAGGCTCTGCTCATAAGAGAACGCCAAACTTTAAAG ATGAGGCCTCATCAGGGAAAGGGATGGAGGTTGATGGCGTGGAGCTCTCTCCCTTCAGCCAGCCAATCAGACgctcaaacacagggaggaacTACAGCAGGAAGAGACTGATCCACTGA